CCGAGCCATCGGCTGGTCTAGCCAGAAATGGCAACGCCGAACGCGCTATCGGGCGTCCGTCAGATAGCGATTGAACCAGCCCACGGTTTGCGTGAGGATATGGATTTGGTTTGAGGTCTTTTGCGGTCCGTGGCCTTCGTCGGCGTAGACGATGAGCTTCGCGGGTACGCCGAGCGTCGTCATCGCGTGCCAGAACTCAAAGGCCTGCGGCGCGGGAACCTCTTCGTCGCGCTCGCCCTGCAGAATCAGCACGGGCGTCTTCGACTGCGCAATAAACGTGATCGGCGAGCTCTTCGCATACACCGCCGGATCGGCATAGAC
Above is a genomic segment from Candidatus Cybelea sp. containing:
- a CDS encoding YqiA/YcfP family alpha/beta fold hydrolase — its product is SGVDAAIKAAPIDPNRLGLMGWSYGGYMAMWAETQTNRFKALVAGAGIVNWQSYYGQNKIDQWMIPFFGASVYADPAVYAKSSPITFIAQSKTPVLILQGERDEEVPAPQAFEFWHAMTTLGVPAKLIVYADEGHGPQKTSNQIHILTQTVGWFNRYLTDAR